A genomic segment from Burkholderia plantarii encodes:
- a CDS encoding MarR family winged helix-turn-helix transcriptional regulator — MKLPCHCGTLRQAARAVTSIYDARLAPHGIRITQFTILMALYGVDAVSMRALSDALLLDQTTLSRTLATLRARKLVRSQPDREDKRVRLWSLTRTGEKLYEVCLPDWEAAQGELARHSGKGDLQAFSNEVYQLTEALAG; from the coding sequence CTGAAACTGCCGTGCCATTGCGGCACCCTTCGACAGGCCGCGCGCGCGGTCACGTCGATCTACGACGCCCGGCTCGCGCCCCACGGCATCCGCATCACGCAGTTCACGATCCTGATGGCGCTGTACGGGGTCGACGCGGTGTCGATGCGCGCGCTGTCGGACGCCCTGCTGCTCGATCAGACCACGCTCAGCCGCACGCTCGCCACGCTGCGCGCGCGCAAGCTGGTGCGCTCGCAGCCCGATCGCGAGGACAAGCGCGTGCGGCTGTGGAGCCTCACGCGCACCGGCGAGAAGCTCTACGAAGTCTGCCTGCCCGACTGGGAAGCGGCTCAGGGCGAGCTGGCGCGCCATAGCGGCAAGGGCGACCTGCAGGCGTTCAGCAACGAGGTCTATCAATTGACGGAGGCGCTGGCCGGCTGA
- a CDS encoding efflux transporter outer membrane subunit, giving the protein MFRKLFLSPSRPLRAARSCTALLAVPGLLALGGCTVGPDYHPVASPLAPAYASQDALHTVQAQPAGAPVALDSWWLGFDDPVLTRLIDRVLAQNLDLAAAEARVAQARATAADAGAQMLPRLDVSGTAARQRQSLESPLGRIGSALPGYERNQSYTQLGLGASWEIDLAGGLHRRAQAASAEAQAAEALHAGSRVSVAAEAADAYFRLRGLQARIAIVDQQVEADGRLASLVRDRVHNGVATRRELAEAEARLARTRAQRPPLVAESARQTNRLDVLMGAAPGTYSAELAAPGAHFGVPGLPAEILPEALLRRRPDVVAAERRLAAGNAGIGEALAEYYPKVSLSGILGFEALDGPLFKSTAFQPGALAGLRWRLFDFGRVDAEVAQARGRYAEALASYRQTVLRAAEDVENAVTDWAQIGAQRAEVARQVEAEAQARRAARDAYEQGDASLVEVLLENQQWLEARGEQARLDADYARAAVATFRSLGGGWSPPGAQPTALAAAPREAAKAP; this is encoded by the coding sequence ATGTTCCGTAAGCTTTTCCTCTCCCCGAGCCGGCCGCTGCGCGCCGCGCGTTCGTGTACCGCGCTGCTGGCCGTGCCCGGCCTGCTCGCGCTGGGCGGCTGCACGGTCGGCCCGGACTATCACCCGGTAGCCTCGCCGCTCGCGCCCGCCTATGCGAGCCAGGACGCGCTCCACACCGTGCAGGCGCAGCCCGCGGGCGCGCCGGTCGCGCTCGACAGCTGGTGGCTCGGCTTCGACGATCCGGTGCTCACGCGGCTGATCGATCGCGTGCTCGCGCAGAACCTCGATCTGGCCGCCGCCGAGGCACGCGTCGCGCAGGCGCGCGCGACGGCCGCCGATGCCGGCGCGCAGATGCTGCCGCGGCTCGACGTCAGCGGCACGGCCGCGCGCCAGCGGCAGTCGCTCGAATCGCCGCTCGGCCGGATCGGCTCGGCGCTGCCCGGCTACGAGCGCAACCAGAGCTATACGCAACTCGGGCTCGGCGCGAGCTGGGAGATCGACCTGGCGGGCGGCCTGCATCGCCGCGCGCAGGCCGCGAGCGCCGAGGCGCAGGCGGCCGAGGCGCTGCATGCGGGCTCGCGCGTGTCGGTGGCGGCCGAGGCGGCCGACGCGTACTTCCGGCTGCGCGGCCTGCAGGCGCGCATCGCCATCGTCGACCAGCAGGTCGAGGCCGACGGCCGGCTGGCCTCGCTGGTGCGCGACCGCGTCCACAACGGCGTGGCGACGCGGCGCGAGCTGGCCGAGGCCGAGGCGCGGCTCGCCAGGACGCGCGCGCAGCGCCCGCCGCTCGTGGCCGAGAGCGCACGCCAGACCAACCGGCTCGACGTCCTGATGGGCGCCGCGCCCGGCACCTATTCCGCCGAGCTGGCGGCGCCGGGCGCGCATTTCGGGGTGCCGGGGCTGCCCGCGGAGATCCTGCCCGAAGCGCTGCTGCGCCGCCGCCCCGACGTGGTGGCCGCCGAGCGGCGGCTCGCGGCCGGCAACGCCGGGATCGGCGAGGCGCTGGCCGAGTATTACCCCAAGGTGTCGCTGTCGGGCATCCTCGGCTTCGAGGCGCTCGACGGGCCGCTGTTCAAGTCGACCGCGTTCCAGCCCGGCGCGCTGGCGGGGCTGCGCTGGCGGCTGTTCGATTTCGGGCGCGTCGACGCCGAGGTGGCGCAGGCCAGGGGGCGCTATGCCGAGGCGCTCGCGTCGTACCGGCAGACCGTGCTGCGCGCGGCCGAGGACGTCGAGAACGCGGTGACCGACTGGGCCCAGATCGGCGCGCAGCGCGCCGAAGTCGCGCGCCAGGTGGAGGCCGAGGCGCAGGCGCGCCGCGCCGCGCGCGACGCCTACGAACAGGGCGACGCGAGCCTGGTAGAGGTATTGCTCGAAAACCAGCAGTGGCTCGAGGCACGCGGCGAGCAGGCCCGCCTCGATGCCGACTACGCGCGCGCGGCGGTGGCGACGTTCCGCTCGCTCGGCGGCGGCTGGAGCCCGCCCGGGGCGCAGCCGACCGCACTCGCCGCGGCGCCTCGCGAGGCCGCGAAGGCGCCGTGA
- a CDS encoding HlyD family secretion protein produces MSDNQSGAPALPPTADAKPKRKRKPVLLVLIVLIVVLLGYAIYWWLHARFYESTDDAYVGGNITVISPHVAGYVSELLVEDNQRVHAGQPLLRLQPGDFAAALDAARANEAAMQAARAQLVARRALQQTLIDQASAEVAGKSAALAFARIDATRYRNLLNTEAGTRQSEERTNAALKQAQAQLDAATAKLREARQQVAVLDSEVAGADATILQAAATRRTAELNSGYTELRAPIDGYVGNRSIHVGSYVTPGTQLMSVVAASGLWVDANFKEDQLARMRAGQSAKICADVRASQCFQGHVHLLAPATGAVFSVIPPQNATGNFTRIVQRVPVRIAFDAADGVLGVLRPGLSTTVTVDTHGAAQ; encoded by the coding sequence TTGAGCGACAACCAATCGGGCGCGCCGGCGCTGCCGCCCACCGCCGACGCGAAACCGAAACGCAAGCGCAAGCCCGTGCTGCTGGTGCTGATCGTCTTGATCGTCGTGTTGCTGGGCTATGCGATCTACTGGTGGCTGCACGCGCGCTTCTACGAAAGCACCGACGACGCCTACGTGGGCGGCAACATCACCGTGATCTCCCCGCACGTGGCCGGCTACGTGTCCGAGCTGCTGGTGGAGGACAACCAGCGCGTGCATGCCGGCCAGCCGCTGCTGCGCCTGCAGCCCGGCGACTTCGCGGCGGCGCTCGACGCGGCCAGGGCCAACGAGGCCGCGATGCAGGCCGCGCGCGCGCAGCTGGTGGCGCGCCGCGCGCTGCAGCAGACCCTGATCGACCAGGCCAGTGCCGAAGTGGCCGGGAAATCGGCCGCGCTGGCGTTCGCGAGGATCGACGCCACGCGCTACCGCAACCTGCTCAACACCGAGGCCGGCACGCGCCAGAGCGAGGAGCGCACCAACGCGGCGCTCAAGCAGGCCCAGGCCCAGCTCGACGCGGCCACGGCGAAGCTGCGCGAGGCCCGCCAGCAGGTGGCGGTGCTCGACAGCGAGGTCGCCGGCGCCGACGCCACCATCCTGCAGGCCGCCGCGACGCGGCGCACGGCCGAGCTGAACAGCGGCTACACCGAGTTGCGCGCGCCGATCGACGGCTACGTCGGCAATCGCTCGATCCACGTCGGCAGCTACGTCACGCCGGGCACCCAGCTGATGTCGGTGGTGGCGGCCAGCGGCCTGTGGGTCGACGCCAACTTCAAGGAGGACCAGCTCGCGCGGATGCGCGCCGGGCAGAGCGCGAAGATCTGTGCCGACGTGCGCGCCTCGCAGTGCTTCCAGGGCCACGTCCACCTGCTCGCGCCGGCCACCGGCGCCGTGTTCAGCGTGATCCCGCCGCAGAACGCCACCGGCAACTTCACGCGCATCGTGCAGCGCGTGCCGGTACGGATCGCGTTCGACGCGGCCGACGGCGTGCTCGGCGTGCTGCGCCCTGGCCTGTCCACCACCGTGACGGTCGACACGCACGGGGCCGCGCAATGA
- a CDS encoding diiron oxygenase, translated as MLYPELYRSLERARWDMQDDVDWSRFDASLLSDEQALSIKMNAITEWAALPATEMFLRDNVDDSDFSAFMSIWFYEEQKHSLVLIEYLRRFRPELAPTEDELHAVRFPFDPAPALETLTLHFGGEIRLNHWYRCAAHWHTEPVIRQIYELISRDEARHAAAYLKYMRRALARHGDEARLAFAKIGTLMASANRAAKAIHPTNLHVNRGLFPNDTVQSRLPDPEWLGRWLDSQIRFDRAWENRVAERILHNLSLLLERPLLTVKDLHKLRKQLHQSLEGAGADAAAALEH; from the coding sequence ATGCTCTATCCCGAACTGTACCGAAGCCTGGAGCGCGCGCGCTGGGACATGCAGGACGACGTGGACTGGTCGCGCTTCGACGCCTCGCTGCTGTCCGACGAGCAGGCGCTGTCGATCAAGATGAACGCGATCACGGAGTGGGCGGCGCTGCCGGCCACCGAGATGTTCCTGCGCGACAACGTCGACGACAGCGACTTCTCCGCGTTCATGTCGATCTGGTTCTACGAGGAGCAGAAGCACTCGCTGGTGCTGATCGAGTACCTGCGGCGCTTCCGGCCCGAACTCGCGCCCACCGAGGACGAGCTGCACGCGGTGCGCTTCCCGTTCGATCCGGCGCCGGCGCTCGAAACGCTGACGCTGCACTTCGGCGGCGAGATCCGCCTCAACCACTGGTATCGCTGCGCCGCGCACTGGCACACCGAGCCCGTGATCCGGCAGATCTACGAGCTGATCTCGCGCGACGAGGCGCGCCACGCGGCCGCCTACCTGAAGTACATGCGGCGCGCGCTGGCGCGGCACGGCGACGAGGCGCGGCTCGCGTTCGCCAAGATCGGCACGCTGATGGCGAGCGCGAACCGCGCCGCCAAGGCGATCCATCCGACCAACCTGCACGTGAACCGCGGCCTGTTTCCGAACGACACGGTGCAGAGCCGCCTGCCCGATCCCGAGTGGCTGGGCCGCTGGCTCGACTCGCAGATCCGCTTCGACCGCGCCTGGGAAAACCGCGTGGCCGAACGGATCCTGCACAACCTGTCGCTGCTGCTGGAACGGCCGCTGCTGACCGTCAAGGACCTTCACAAGCTGCGCAAGCAGCTGCACCAGAGCCTGGAGGGCGCCGGCGCGGATGCGGCGGCCGCCCTGGAGCATTGA
- a CDS encoding rubredoxin produces MTELTVEYRTWMCLICGYLYDERSGDPKAGIAAGTRWEDVPEDWRCPECDVPKLDFEMVSI; encoded by the coding sequence ATGACCGAACTCACTGTCGAATACCGCACCTGGATGTGCCTGATCTGCGGTTACCTCTACGACGAACGCAGCGGCGATCCGAAGGCCGGCATCGCCGCCGGCACGCGCTGGGAAGACGTGCCCGAAGACTGGCGCTGCCCCGAATGCGACGTGCCGAAGCTCGACTTCGAAATGGTTTCGATCTGA
- a CDS encoding TetR/AcrR family transcriptional regulator: MRYDSEHKARTRARIEAVASARFRREGIDAVGVASLMETAGLTHGGFYAHFKSKDTLIAAAIAIGFDQTTKRLRERMARHASLPGPVAFMAAYLNERHRDHPETGCAAAALGVEIGRGDAAVRRVFTEHLASLIDCARFVADDAAGNKAVVNRDTVNDKEGEHGAADDGAADAARRHDAALAAVALAVGSLVLARAVDDPALSRHLLEAGVKAAWRLSD, from the coding sequence ATGCGATACGATTCGGAGCACAAAGCAAGAACGCGCGCCCGCATCGAGGCGGTGGCCTCGGCGCGCTTTCGCCGCGAAGGCATCGACGCGGTCGGCGTGGCCAGCCTGATGGAAACGGCGGGCCTCACGCACGGCGGCTTCTACGCGCATTTCAAGTCGAAGGACACGCTGATCGCCGCGGCGATCGCGATCGGCTTCGACCAGACCACGAAACGGCTGCGCGAACGGATGGCCCGGCACGCCTCGCTGCCGGGGCCGGTCGCGTTCATGGCCGCCTACCTCAACGAGCGGCACCGCGATCACCCCGAGACCGGCTGCGCCGCGGCCGCGCTCGGCGTCGAGATCGGCCGCGGCGACGCGGCCGTGCGGCGCGTCTTCACCGAACACCTGGCCTCGCTGATCGACTGCGCGCGGTTCGTGGCGGACGACGCGGCGGGGAACAAGGCCGTGGTGAACAGAGATACAGTGAACGACAAGGAGGGCGAACACGGAGCGGCCGACGACGGGGCGGCCGACGCCGCGCGCCGGCACGATGCGGCGCTGGCCGCCGTGGCGCTGGCGGTGGGCTCGCTGGTGCTGGCCCGCGCGGTGGACGACCCGGCGCTCTCGCGGCACCTGCTCGAAGCCGGCGTCAAGGCGGCATGGCGACTGTCGGATTAG
- a CDS encoding DHA2 family efflux MFS transporter permease subunit, which produces MSEPVNATPAAPPPGAPAGAAPAAAHPPAWPFAVMCVGMFIALLDIQIVASSLQEIGGGLSAAQDQIGWVQTAYLIAEITVIPMSGWLTRVFSTRRLFTGSALGFTAASLMCGFAWNIESMIVFRAIQGVLGASMVPTVFTSSFHYFDGKRRVIAAAVIGTIASLAPALGPIVGGFITDTLNWRWLFYVNLVPGLLVAFGVSLSADIDRPDLSLLKGADYLGIALMAVFLGTLEYVLEEGARWNWLDDPTIRRCAVISACAGSVFIARCLSVDNPIVDLRALANRNFTIGCILSFLTGVGAFSSIYLTPLFLGYVRGYDAWQTGVAMVPTGIAALVGVPVYVIFARKTDLRWLMMFGMAMFGLSMWDFRFITHDWGNQQLLWPQLIRGFPQVFAIAPAVTLGLGSLPPERLKYASGLFNMMRNLGGAVGIAIVGAILNNRTNEHFTDIASRLTAANQPMQKMLGTLQAQLGPALGSAQAGAAASLRELHDIAFREAQTMAYGDALTVIMIGFMFATLIVPLMRKVVPPPPPDSSKPAN; this is translated from the coding sequence ATGAGCGAACCCGTCAACGCCACGCCCGCGGCGCCGCCGCCGGGTGCGCCGGCGGGCGCCGCGCCGGCCGCCGCGCATCCGCCCGCCTGGCCGTTCGCCGTGATGTGCGTCGGCATGTTCATCGCGCTGCTCGACATCCAGATCGTGGCTTCGTCGCTGCAGGAGATCGGCGGCGGCCTGAGCGCGGCGCAGGACCAGATCGGCTGGGTGCAGACCGCCTACCTGATCGCCGAGATCACCGTGATCCCGATGTCGGGCTGGCTCACCCGCGTGTTCTCCACGCGGCGCCTGTTCACCGGCTCGGCGCTCGGCTTCACGGCCGCCAGCCTGATGTGCGGCTTCGCCTGGAACATCGAGAGCATGATCGTGTTCCGCGCGATCCAGGGCGTGCTCGGCGCGTCGATGGTGCCCACCGTGTTCACCTCGTCGTTCCACTACTTCGACGGCAAGCGGCGCGTGATCGCGGCCGCCGTGATCGGCACCATCGCCTCGCTCGCGCCGGCGCTCGGGCCGATCGTGGGCGGCTTCATCACCGATACCCTGAACTGGCGCTGGCTGTTCTACGTGAACCTGGTGCCGGGCCTGCTGGTCGCGTTCGGCGTGTCGCTGAGCGCCGACATCGACCGGCCCGACCTGTCGCTGCTCAAGGGCGCCGACTATCTCGGCATCGCGTTGATGGCGGTGTTCCTCGGCACGCTCGAATACGTGCTGGAGGAAGGCGCGCGCTGGAACTGGCTCGACGATCCGACGATCCGACGCTGCGCCGTGATCTCGGCCTGCGCCGGCAGCGTGTTCATCGCGCGCTGCCTGAGCGTCGACAACCCGATCGTCGACCTGCGCGCGCTCGCCAACCGCAACTTCACGATCGGCTGCATCCTGTCGTTCCTGACCGGCGTGGGCGCGTTCTCGTCGATCTACCTGACGCCGCTGTTCCTCGGCTACGTGCGCGGCTACGACGCCTGGCAGACCGGCGTGGCGATGGTGCCCACCGGCATCGCCGCGCTGGTGGGCGTGCCGGTCTACGTGATCTTCGCGCGCAAGACCGACCTGCGCTGGCTGATGATGTTCGGCATGGCGATGTTCGGACTGTCGATGTGGGACTTCCGCTTCATCACGCACGACTGGGGCAACCAGCAGCTGCTCTGGCCGCAGCTGATCCGCGGCTTCCCGCAGGTGTTCGCGATCGCGCCGGCCGTCACGCTCGGGCTCGGCAGCCTGCCGCCGGAACGGCTCAAGTACGCGAGCGGCCTGTTCAACATGATGCGCAATCTGGGCGGCGCGGTCGGCATCGCGATCGTCGGCGCGATTCTCAACAACCGCACCAACGAGCATTTCACCGACATCGCCTCGCGGCTCACCGCCGCCAACCAGCCGATGCAGAAGATGCTCGGCACGCTGCAGGCGCAGCTCGGCCCGGCGCTCGGCTCCGCGCAGGCGGGCGCCGCCGCCTCGCTGCGCGAGCTGCACGACATCGCGTTTCGCGAGGCGCAGACCATGGCCTACGGCGACGCGCTGACCGTCATCATGATCGGCTTCATGTTCGCCACGCTGATCGTGCCGCTGATGCGCAAGGTCGTGCCGCCGCCGCCCCCCGATTCGTCGAAGCCAGCCAACTGA
- a CDS encoding cytochrome P450 — protein sequence MQYSDLATPEFLKNPYPVFEAMRAEGQLVKLAPKLYATSHYAFGEKLLLDRRFGKGIVEAVKARYGEGVIDQPPFRTFRSMLPGLNPPKHTNLRALLMKSFNARQVEKFREASYTISNQLIDKLVKEPQGDLVTGFAFLLPMQTMCTILGVPLSDGAMFKRAADRAAGALNVTPLNAEQLEESRKSAIELETYFAKVLAERRKEPGDDLISQMILAEEDGQRLTDDEIVANLCFLFVAGHETTENMIGNTLIALQHHPEQRERVKADLSIMPKVVTEALRYDSSVQIAQRVALEEVELEGQTIQRGDLICVFLGGGNRDPEKFENPNALDIDRENVRPLSFGGGLHYCLGARLALLEIAAALETVYTRLPNLHLTNLDALPYRRNNALRGVDSLLGTW from the coding sequence ATGCAATACAGCGATCTTGCCACTCCAGAATTCCTGAAGAATCCGTATCCGGTGTTCGAGGCGATGCGCGCCGAGGGCCAGCTGGTCAAGCTCGCACCCAAGCTCTACGCGACCTCGCACTACGCGTTCGGCGAGAAGCTGCTGCTCGACCGCCGCTTCGGCAAGGGCATCGTCGAGGCCGTCAAGGCGCGCTACGGCGAGGGCGTGATCGACCAGCCGCCGTTCCGCACCTTCCGCTCGATGCTGCCGGGCCTGAACCCGCCCAAGCACACCAACCTGCGCGCGCTGCTGATGAAGTCGTTCAACGCGCGCCAGGTCGAGAAGTTCCGCGAGGCGTCCTACACCATCTCGAACCAGCTCATCGACAAGCTCGTGAAGGAGCCGCAAGGCGACCTCGTCACCGGCTTCGCGTTCCTGCTGCCGATGCAGACCATGTGTACGATCCTCGGCGTGCCGCTGTCGGACGGCGCGATGTTCAAGCGCGCCGCCGACCGTGCCGCCGGCGCGCTCAACGTCACGCCGCTCAACGCCGAGCAGCTCGAGGAATCGCGCAAGTCGGCGATCGAACTCGAAACCTACTTCGCCAAGGTGCTGGCCGAGCGCCGCAAGGAGCCGGGCGACGACCTGATCTCGCAAATGATCCTGGCCGAGGAAGACGGCCAGCGCCTGACCGACGACGAGATCGTCGCCAACCTCTGCTTCCTGTTCGTGGCCGGTCACGAGACCACCGAGAACATGATCGGCAACACGCTGATCGCGCTGCAGCACCATCCCGAGCAGCGCGAGCGCGTCAAGGCCGACCTCTCGATCATGCCGAAGGTGGTCACCGAGGCGCTGCGCTACGACAGCTCGGTGCAGATCGCGCAGCGCGTCGCGCTCGAGGAAGTCGAACTCGAAGGCCAGACGATCCAGCGCGGCGACCTGATCTGCGTGTTCCTCGGCGGCGGCAACCGCGATCCGGAGAAGTTCGAGAACCCGAACGCGCTCGACATCGACCGCGAGAACGTGCGTCCGCTCTCGTTCGGCGGCGGCCTGCACTACTGCCTCGGCGCGCGGCTCGCGCTGCTGGAGATCGCGGCCGCGCTGGAGACGGTCTACACGCGCCTGCCGAACCTGCACCTGACCAACCTCGACGCGCTGCCGTATCGCCGCAACAACGCGCTGCGCGGCGTCGATTCGCTGCTCGGGACCTGGTAA